A stretch of the Panicum virgatum strain AP13 chromosome 9N, P.virgatum_v5, whole genome shotgun sequence genome encodes the following:
- the LOC120691143 gene encoding SKP1-like protein 21 isoform X1: MSESELAVIKPEALKTYIWLQCFDGSIQQVEEEVAMFCPMICREIVKNGTGSSKNHAIALPERVNPASLSLILDYCRFHQVPGRSNKERKSFDEKFVRIDTERLCELTSAADSLQLKPLVDLTSRALARIIEGKTPEEIRDIFHLPDDLTEEEKLEPLKNTNDDPRIRLLNRLYAKKRKELQERQKLKDVQVQEEQKDERSLDELLCFINGDGGSGGVKAAKNKKRNKRRKDQPKNPPKADSEPVNKEGAVCVVLRKVDNCNISRHPCQSPDIQDDVEDPFEDTDLDDGLDPAMKEELDREVEDFARRLNSVWPERMHLGQEKRNESHIGGNGSLQRFTGSKDGSRGDLWAYSLEEMGLNTKLATWHVSVGNA; encoded by the exons ATGTCCGAGAGCGAGTTAGCAGTAATAAAACCAGAG GCATTGAAGACTTATATTTGGCTTCAGTGCTTTGATGGTTCCATACAACAAGTGGAGGAGGAGGTTGCGATGTTCTGCCCCATGATATGTCGGGAAATAGTGAAAAATGGCACAGGGTCAtccaaaaatcatgccattgcTCTCCCGGAAAGAGTTAATCCGGCCAGTTTGAGTTTGATTCTTGACTATTGTCGGTTTCATCAGGTCCCTGGGCGCTCAAACAAG GAGCGGAAGTCATTTGATGAAAAGTTTGTTAGGATAGACACAGAAAGACTCTGTGAATTGACTTCTGCAGCAGACAGTCTACAGTTAAAGCCACTTGTTGATCTTACTAGTCGAGCTCTTGCTCGAATAATTGAAGGAAAAACACCTGAGGAAATTCGTGACATTTTTCATTTACCAGATGACTTAACAGAG GAAGAGAAATTGGAGCCTCTTAAAAATACAAATGATGATCCTAGGATTCGCTTATTGAACCGATTGTATGCAAAGAAGCGCAAAGAGCTCCAGGAGCGCCAGAAGCTAAAG GATGTTCAAGTacaagaagaacaaaaagatgAGAGATCTTTGGATGAGTTACTTTGTTTTATAAACGGGGATGGAG GTTCTGGAGGTGTGAAAGCTGCCAAGAATAAGAAAAGGAATAAAAGGAGGAAGGATCAACCTAAGAATCCACCAAAAGCTGACTCTGAACCTGTAAATAAG GAGGGAGCTGTTTGTGTGGTTCTGCGCAAAGTGGATAATTGCAATATATCTAGACATCCGTGCCAAAGTCCAGATATACAAGATGATGTTGAGGATCCCTTTGAAGATACTGACCTCGATGATGGACTTGATCCTGCAATGAAAGAAGAGCTTGATAG AGAAGTTGAAGACTTCGCAAGGAGGTTGAATTCAGTGTGGCCTGAAAGAATGCATTTGGGACAGGAGAAAAGGAATGAGTCACATATTGGTGGTAATGGTTCTCTGCAGAGGTTTACTG GATCAAAAGACGGAAGCAGAGGAGATTTGTGGGCATACAGCTTGGAAGAGATGGGGCTAAATACCAAACTGGCCACCTGGCACGTGAGTGTTGGAAATGCTTGA
- the LOC120691143 gene encoding SKP1-like protein 21 isoform X2, with translation MSESELAVIKPEALKTYIWLQCFDGSIQQVEEEVAMFCPMICREIVKNGTGSSKNHAIALPERVNPASLSLILDYCRFHQVPGRSNKERKSFDEKFVRIDTERLCELTSAADSLQLKPLVDLTSRALARIIEGKTPEEIRDIFHLPDDLTEEEKLEPLKNTNDDPRIRLLNRLYAKKRKELQERQKLKDVQVQEEQKDERSLDELLCFINGDGGSGGVKAAKNKKRNKRRKDQPKNPPKADSEPVNKEGAVCVVLRKVDNCNISRHPCQSPDIQDDVEDPFEDTDLDDGLDPAMKEELDREVEDFARRLNSVWPERMHLGQEKRNESHIGGNGSLQRFTGLNHR, from the exons ATGTCCGAGAGCGAGTTAGCAGTAATAAAACCAGAG GCATTGAAGACTTATATTTGGCTTCAGTGCTTTGATGGTTCCATACAACAAGTGGAGGAGGAGGTTGCGATGTTCTGCCCCATGATATGTCGGGAAATAGTGAAAAATGGCACAGGGTCAtccaaaaatcatgccattgcTCTCCCGGAAAGAGTTAATCCGGCCAGTTTGAGTTTGATTCTTGACTATTGTCGGTTTCATCAGGTCCCTGGGCGCTCAAACAAG GAGCGGAAGTCATTTGATGAAAAGTTTGTTAGGATAGACACAGAAAGACTCTGTGAATTGACTTCTGCAGCAGACAGTCTACAGTTAAAGCCACTTGTTGATCTTACTAGTCGAGCTCTTGCTCGAATAATTGAAGGAAAAACACCTGAGGAAATTCGTGACATTTTTCATTTACCAGATGACTTAACAGAG GAAGAGAAATTGGAGCCTCTTAAAAATACAAATGATGATCCTAGGATTCGCTTATTGAACCGATTGTATGCAAAGAAGCGCAAAGAGCTCCAGGAGCGCCAGAAGCTAAAG GATGTTCAAGTacaagaagaacaaaaagatgAGAGATCTTTGGATGAGTTACTTTGTTTTATAAACGGGGATGGAG GTTCTGGAGGTGTGAAAGCTGCCAAGAATAAGAAAAGGAATAAAAGGAGGAAGGATCAACCTAAGAATCCACCAAAAGCTGACTCTGAACCTGTAAATAAG GAGGGAGCTGTTTGTGTGGTTCTGCGCAAAGTGGATAATTGCAATATATCTAGACATCCGTGCCAAAGTCCAGATATACAAGATGATGTTGAGGATCCCTTTGAAGATACTGACCTCGATGATGGACTTGATCCTGCAATGAAAGAAGAGCTTGATAG AGAAGTTGAAGACTTCGCAAGGAGGTTGAATTCAGTGTGGCCTGAAAGAATGCATTTGGGACAGGAGAAAAGGAATGAGTCACATATTGGTGGTAATGGTTCTCTGCAGAGGTTTACTG GGCTCAATCACAGGTGA
- the LOC120687610 gene encoding expansin-B11-like: MELLGDACSPDMGGAPCVGLSPVSINTPPRTRPIHRSQASHAAESDRNKLRSSMAALRAVAVAAVVAALVGGAWCGPPKVPPGKNISAECDGKWLDAKATWYGKPTGAGPDDNGGACGYKDVNKAPFNSMGACGNSPIFKDGLGCGSCYEIKCDKPAECSGEPAIVYITDMNYEPIAAYHFDLAGTAFGAMAKKGEEEKLRKAGIIDMQFRRVKCKYPADTKIAFHIEKGCNPNYLAMLVKYAAGDGDIIGVDIKEKGAKEYQSLKHSWGAIWRIDTPKPIKGPISVRITSEGGKKLEQEDVIPEGWKPDTVYPSKLQF, encoded by the coding sequence ATGGAGCTGCTAGGAGATGCATGCAGCCCCGACATGGGCGGAGCGCCCTGCGTCGGTCTCTCGCCGGTGAGCATAAATACCCCTCCTCGCACCCGGCCCATTCATCGATCACAAGCTAGCCACGCAGCGGAATCGGATCGGAACAAGCTAAGATCATCGATGGCAGCGCTTCGTGCggttgcggtggcggcggtggtggcggcgctggtgggcGGCGCCTGGTGCGGTCCGCCCAAGGTGCCCCCGGGCAAGAACATCTCGGCTGAGTGCGACGGCAAGTGGCTGGACGCCAAGGCGACGTGGTACGGCAAGCCGACAGGCGCGGGGCCCGACGACAACGGCGGCGCCTGCGGGTACAAGGACGTGAACAAGGCTCCCTTCAACAGCATGGGGGCGTGCGGCAACTCGCCCATCTTCAAGGACGGCCTCGGCTGCGGCTCCTGCTACGAGATCAAGTGCGACAAGCCCGCCGAgtgctccggcgagcccgccATCGTCTACATCACCGACATGAACTACGAGCCCATCGCCGCCTACCACTTCGACCTGGCCGGCACGGCCTTCGGCGCCATGGCCAAGAAGGGGGAGGAAGAGAAGCTGCGCAAGGCGGGCATCATCGACATGCAGTTCCGCCGCGTCAAGTGCAAGTACCCGGCCGACACCAAGATCGCCTTCCACATCGAGAAGGGCTGCAACCCCAACTACCTGGCAATGCTCGTCAagtacgccgccggcgacggtgaCATCATCGGCGTcgacatcaaggagaagggcgCCAAGGAGTACCAGTCCCTCAAGCACTCCTGGGGCGCCATCTGGAGGATCGACACCCCCaagcccatcaagggccccatCTCCGTCCGCATCACCAGCGAGGGAGGCAAGAAGCTCGAGCAGGAGGACGTCATCCCCGAAGGCTGGAAGCCCGACACCGTCTACCCCTCCAAGCTCCAGTTCTGA